DNA sequence from the Tepidibacillus fermentans genome:
GTCTTCTTAGTTTGAGACGGTAAGGTTTATCTTTACCTTTACTTACAAGGTAAACACCAAGTTCACCCTTTGAAGATTCCATTCTTGTATAAACTTCCCCTTCAGGTGCTCGAAGGACTCGAGGTACTTTCCCTTGAATTTCACCTGATTCAGGGAACTGTTCCACAGCTTGTTCAATGATACGTAACGATTGAACCATCTCTTCCATACGTACCATGTATCGATCGTATACATCTCCTTTTTCACCAACAGGAACATCAAATTCAAAACGATCATAAACAGAATAAGGTTGGTTCTTGCGAATGTCGTATTTAACATTTGATCCACGTAAAACTGGGCCAGATAAACCATAATTAATCGCTGTTTCCGCATCGTATACACCTATATCTTTGACACGAGCAAGGAAAATTTCGTTACCAGTAACTAGAGTATGATATTCTTTAATTTTTTCTCTCATATATGGAACGAATTTGCGAACTTTTTCAATCCAACCTTCTGGAGCATCCCATTTCACTCCACCTACACGCATGTAGTTAAAAGTTAGACGGGCACCGGAAATCTCATTTAGCATATTCACAATGATTTCACGATCTCTAAATGCAAAGAGGAATGGAGAAATTGCCCCTAAGTCAAGAAGATTGGTTCCCCACCAAACGAGGTGGCTAGCAATTCTATTTAATTCCATAACAATAACCCTTAAATACTCAGCCCGTTCTGGAACTTCAATACCCATTAATGTTTCTACAGCTTGAACTAAAGCGTAGTTGTTTGTCATGGAAGATAAATAATCAAGGCGGTCTGTATAAGGGATAATCTGTGTGTAAGTTAGATTTTCTGCTAATTTCTCGGTACCACGGTGTAAGTATCCGATTACTGGAATGGCATCCGTAATTTTTTCACCATCCACTTTGACGACTAGACGGAATACCCCGTGTGTACTTGGATGTTGAGGACCTACGTTTAATAACATTTCTTCTGTACGTATTGCCACGATTCTTACACCTCCTCATCAAAAGGCTTATAGTCTTTACGCAGTGGATGTCCTACCCAATCATCAGGTAAAAGAATGCGGCTAATTTGACGACCGGTGAAACCAATTCCTAAGAGATCATACGCTTCTCTTTCATGCCAGTCTGCCGTAGCCCAGATGTCCATAACGGTTGGAACGGTGCCACCATCGCGTTCCGTTTGTACTTTTACACCAAGAAACTCGTTTCTTGAGTATGAATAAAAATGATAAGCCACTTCCATATACTTCTCATAATCCACACCTGCAAGGTTCATCAGATAGTCGAATCTCATCTCAGGATGATCCTTGAGTAATTTAGCTACATCGTACCATTTGTCTTTATTTATCACTAAGACTGGCATATGATCATTTGGCTCGTTGATGAAAGCATCTTTGATAGCTTCTTCACCAACTTGCTCTTTGATGATTTTCACATACTGATCAAGTAATGGTTGTTTAGGGGAAGATGCTTTTACTTCTTCACTCATTGCTTGTTGGCACCTTCTTTCCAGTTTTCGCTTCGTACATTATCTTTTCTTGCAGCTTATTCACACCATAAATAATGGCTACTGGGCTTGGAGGACAGCCTGGAATATATACGTCTACAGGAACGATTTGGTCTACCCCTTTCACCACGGAATAGGAGTTCACATATGGACCACCAGCTGTAGCACAAGCTCCAATCGCAATCACCCATTTTGGTTCAGCCATTTGGTCATAGAGACGTCGTACAAGTGGTGCCATTTTCTTCGTCACTGTTCCAGCAACCATCATAACGTCAGATTGTCTAGGTGAAGCACGGAAAATGACTCCAAAACGGTCAAAGTCATAATGGGAACCACCAGTACCCATCATCTCAATCGCACAACATGCAAGACCAAATGTTAATGGCCATAAAGAGTTACTACGAGCCCATCCTTTAATTTGTTCAAGTGTTGTAAGTAACACATTACGCTCTAATTCTTGTTGTTCTTCTGGAGTAATATTCTCAAGATTTAATCCCATTTCAACACCTTCTTCTTCCAAGCATAAGCTAGACCAATGACTAACATAAAGATAAAGATG
Encoded proteins:
- a CDS encoding NuoB/complex I 20 kDa subunit family protein — protein: MGLNLENITPEEQQELERNVLLTTLEQIKGWARSNSLWPLTFGLACCAIEMMGTGGSHYDFDRFGVIFRASPRQSDVMMVAGTVTKKMAPLVRRLYDQMAEPKWVIAIGACATAGGPYVNSYSVVKGVDQIVPVDVYIPGCPPSPVAIIYGVNKLQEKIMYEAKTGKKVPTSNE
- a CDS encoding NADH-quinone oxidoreductase subunit C codes for the protein MSEEVKASSPKQPLLDQYVKIIKEQVGEEAIKDAFINEPNDHMPVLVINKDKWYDVAKLLKDHPEMRFDYLMNLAGVDYEKYMEVAYHFYSYSRNEFLGVKVQTERDGGTVPTVMDIWATADWHEREAYDLLGIGFTGRQISRILLPDDWVGHPLRKDYKPFDEEV
- a CDS encoding NADH-quinone oxidoreductase subunit D — translated: MLLNVGPQHPSTHGVFRLVVKVDGEKITDAIPVIGYLHRGTEKLAENLTYTQIIPYTDRLDYLSSMTNNYALVQAVETLMGIEVPERAEYLRVIVMELNRIASHLVWWGTNLLDLGAISPFLFAFRDREIIVNMLNEISGARLTFNYMRVGGVKWDAPEGWIEKVRKFVPYMREKIKEYHTLVTGNEIFLARVKDIGVYDAETAINYGLSGPVLRGSNVKYDIRKNQPYSVYDRFEFDVPVGEKGDVYDRYMVRMEEMVQSLRIIEQAVEQFPESGEIQGKVPRVLRAPEGEVYTRMESSKGELGVYLVSKGKDKPYRLKLRRPSFVNLQLLPKLLIGRTMADVPAILGAIDIVLGEVDA